DNA from Streptomyces sp. Edi4:
CGCCGCCCGGTGGCAAGGTCACCATCACCGGGCGCCTGATGGCCGACCAGACGACGGCGGCCAGCGGCATCAAGGACGTCAAGGGCCTGCCGCCGCGCCAGGTCATGCTGATCAGCAGCGCCCAGCAGTCCAGGGCGCTGGGCCGTCCGGTGCTCGGCGGATACATCGAGCAGACCGCGCCCGAGCCGCCGAACGACTCCCCCGAACTGATTCCCGCCCCCGACGACAGCTCCATCGGCCCCCACATGGCCTACGCCGTCCAGTGGTGGCTCTTCTCGGCGGCGGTCCCGGTCGGCTGGTTCATCCTCGTACGCCGTGAGAAGCAGGACCGCGAGGACGCGAAGGCCGCGCCCGCCGAGGTGCCCGAGCACGCGGCTGCTTAGCGATTTGCCTGGCCGGGAACACGCCTTGGCGTGACCCAACGTACACAGCGCATCGAGGACTACGCCCTCATCGGCGACCTTCAGACCGCCGCCCTCGTCGGCCGCGACGGATCCGTCGACTGGCTCTGCCTGCCCCGCTTCGACTCCGCCGCCTGCTTCGCGGCCCTGCTCGGCGACGAGGACAACGGCCACTGGCGGATCGCCCCCGTGGAGGCGGGCCCCACCGGGCAGTGTTCCCGGCGCTCCTACGCGGACGACTCGCTCGTCCTTGAGACCTACTGGGAGACCGGCACGGGCACGGTCAAGGTCATCGACTTCATGCCGCAGCGCGACGTGGCCCCCGATGTCGTACGCATCGTGGAGGGCGTCAGCGGCACCGTCGAGATGGGCTCCGTGCTGCGGCTGCGTTTCGACCACGGCCATGTGGTGCCCTGGATGCGCCGCTCCGACGGGCACCGGGTCGCGATCGCGGGCCCCGACTCGGCGTGGCTGCGCAGCGAGCCCGAGGTCAAGACCTGGGGCCAGGACATGAGCACCCGCTCGTCGTTCACGGTCGGCGAGGGGGAAAAGGTCGCTTTCGTCCTGACCTGGCACGCCTCGCACGAGCCGCGCCCCGACCTCATCGACCCCTATGAGTCCCTGGAGCAGTCCCTCGCCGACTGGCGCCAGTGGGCCGGGCGCTGCCGCTACGAGGGGCCCTACCGGGACGCCGTGGTGCGCTCCCTGATCACCCTGAAGGCGCTCACCTACGCCCCCACCGGCGGCATCGTGGCCGCGCCCACCACCTCCCTGCCCGAGGAGATCGGCGGCGTCCGCAACTGGGACTACCGCTACTGCTGGCTGCGCGACTCCACCCTCACCCTCGAAGCCCTCCTCTCGGCCGGCTACCTGGAGGAGGCCGCACACTGGCGCAACTGGCTGCTGCGCGCCGTCGCGGGCGATCCGGCCGACCTTCAGATCATGTACGGGATCGCCGGTGAGCGCAGGCTCCCGGAGAGTGAACTGCCGTGGCTCAAAGGGCACTTCGGGTCCGCTCCGGTCCGCATCGGCAACGCGGCCGTCAACCAGTTGCAGCTCGATGTGTACGGGGAGGTCGTCGACTCCCTGTACCTGGCGCGCCGGGCCGGCCTCAAGAGCGAGGCACACGCCTGGAACATCCAGCTCGCCCTGCTCGGCTTCCTGGAGGAGCGGTGGCGCGAGCCGGACGAGGGCCTGTGGGAGGTGCGCGGGCCGCGCCGGCACTTCGTCCACTCCAAGGTGATGGCCTGGGTGGCGGCGGACCGCGCGGTGCGCACCCTGGAGGAGGAGCCGGGTCTGAGCGGCGACGCCGACCGCTGGCGGCGGATGCGGGACGCGGTGCACAAGGAGGTCTGCGAGAAGGGCTTCGATCCGGACCGCAACACGTTCACGCAGGCGTACGGCTCCGCGGAGCTGGACGCGGCGACCCTGCTCATCCCCCGCGTCGGCTTCCTGCCGGCCGACGACCCCCGGGTGGTCGGCACGGTCGAGGCGATCCTGGCCGAGCTCGGCCAGGGCGGTTTCGTACGCCGCTACAGCACCGACAAGGCGGCCGCGGACGTGGACGGACTGCCGGGCGACGAGGGCACCTTCCTGGTGTGCTCGTTCTGGATGGCGGACGCGCTGCGGCTGATCGGCCGCGAGAAGGAGGCGCGGGAGATGTTCGAGCGGCTGCTCACCCTCCGCAACGACGTGGGGCTGCTCGCCGAGGAGTACGACCCGGCCGCCGGCCGTCAGCTCGGCAACTTTCCCCAGGCCTTCAGTCACATCGGTCTGGTCGCCACCGCCTGCGCGCTGGAGCCGGACTACGCCGACGAGGCAGGATAGGCGGCATGGATCTTGGACTGAAGGACCGTGTCTACGTAGTCACCGGCGCCTCGCGCGGTCTTGGCCTCGCCGCCGCCCGCGCGCTCGTCGCGGACGGCGCGAAGGCCGTCATCAGCGGCCGCGACGAGAAGACGCTCAAGGAGAGCGCCGCCGGACTGGGCCCCGGCGCGCACCCGGTGGTCTGCGACAACGCCGACCCGGCGTCGGCCGCCCGGCTCATCGCCGCCGCCCGCGACCACTTCGGGCGCTTCGACGGCGTCCTGATCAGCGTGGGCGGCCCGCCGCCGGGCTTCGTCGCGGACAACACCGACGAGCAGTGGCAGTCGGCGTTCGACTCGGTGTTCCTCGGCGCGGTCCGCATCGCGCGCGCGGCCGCCGCCGAGCTGGACGAGGGCGGGGTGATCGGCTTCGTGCTGTCCGGTTCCGTACACGAGCCGATCGCGGGCCTCACCCTCTCCAACGGGCTGCGTCCCGGTCTCGCCGGGTTCGCCAAGTCGCTGGCCGACGAGCTGGGACCGCGCGGCATCCGCGTCGTGGGCCTGCTTCCGGCCCGCATCGACACCGACCGGGTGCGCCAGCTCGACGAGCTGTCGGGGGACGCGGAGGCGACCCGCGCGGCCAACGAGGCGAAAATTCCGCTGCGCCGCTACGGCGCCCCCGAGGAGTTCGGCCGTACGGCCGCCTTCCTGCTCTCGCCCGCCGCGTCGTATCTGACGGGCCTCATGCTGCCGGTGGACGGCGGGGCGCGGCACGGCTTCTGAGCGGGCCCCGCGGGGCGCCGGGCCTCAACTCACGCGCCGCGCACGGTGTTTGACCGATCGCAGCCGGACCTCGGCGGGCAGCTCCGCGAGCCCCGCCGAGTCCCGGGCGTGGGCCAGCGCCCGGCCGTCCAGGCGGACCAGCGCGGCGGCCGGCTGGGCGTGCGGCTCAAGGAGCAGCGCCACGCGCGCACGCGGCGTGGTCCGCCTGCCCACCAGGGCGGCCTGGGCCCGCGCCACCCCCTCCACGGTCTCCGCCTCACCCGCGAGCGCCGCCTCCAGGGCCCGGCCGCGCAGCAGCGCTCCCCGCCCGTCACCGCAGTCCACCAAAACCTCGGCGAGGCGGGCCCGGCGCAGCTGGGCCAGCAGCCACCACAGGGCGAGCAGGACGAGGAGGGCGAGGACGGCGATCACGACGGGCCACCACCAGTCCTGGTCGTGCCAGTGGGCGCGGCGCGACCTGCTCACCAGGACGTCGTGCTTGCCGCCCCAGGGCCACCACGAGGGCACATCGAGGCCGAAGCCGGCGGCCAGGACCGCGCCGCCCACGAGAAACAGCACGAGCCCCACGAGCCCGAGCACCACCCGGTTGACCGTCCGCAGCATGGCTCAGCCCTTCCGTACCGAACGGCCGACCCGCACGCTGAGCGCGGGCGGCCCTGCGAGGCCGAGCTCCCGCAGTCCCGCGCCGAGCGCCGCGTCCAAGTCGGCCCGTACATCGTCGAGTTCACGAAAGTGCGACAGGGCTCGTACGGTCACCCGGCGCCGGCCCACGCGGATCCGCGCGGACTGGACACCGGCCACTTCCATGGCGCGGTCGCGCAGCACGAGCGCGGCGGCGGCCCGGTCGAGCCCGGCCCGCACGGCGGGCGACGGGCTGCGCATCGTCAGGACGCCGCGCAGGCCCGGGGTGATCGCGAGGGCGATCAGCCAGAGTCCGATCAGCGCCGCGGCGCCCGCGATGGCGAGGACCGCGACGTCATCGAGTGGATGCGCGGCGAGCCAGTCGGCGAACCGTACCCGCCAGCGCATCGCCGAGTGGTGGGCGCGCACGGCGGCGACGTCGTAGAGGAAGAGCCCGGACACGGCCAGGATCACCAGGGCCAGCAGCCCGGCGGGGATCCGGCGCGCCGACCAGAAGCGGGTTGCCCGGCCGCCCTCGCCCTCGGCGAGCACGGGGACGGGGTCGTGATCGAGGCCGTGGTCGTGGCCTTGGCCGGGCTCGTGGTCGGCGGCGGATGTGGCCCGGTCGGATCCGGGTCCGTGCTGGGCGCCCCGCTCGATCACCGGCAGGCGCCGGGTGGCGCCCTCGTCGTCGCTGGGGTGGCTCATCGGATCCTCCCCCGGGCCGTCGTGTCCGTGTGCAGACGCTCGATCTGCACCGCTACTTCGGGCACGTCCATCCCCGCCAATGTTCGTACCCGCTCGGCGACTTGGCGCCGCACCGCGCGGCACTGGCCGCCGAGATCGCTGGGGTAGCCCAGTTCGACGCTGACCCGTACCCGGGCGCAATCCTGGTGCACGGTGACATCGGCGTGCGGCGGGGCGCCCCCTTGAGGGGGCTGCTCGAGTGCCTCCCGCGCGGCCTGCGCGGCGATCTTCGCGACGACCCGGTCGGCGATCCTGGTGGAGCCGCGCTCGGCGGGCTCGATCCGTTCGGCCACCGCCATGGGTCAGCGCCGCCGGTCGCCGCGGTCGCGCGAGCGGAAGAAGTCGCCCGGTTCCAGGTCGCCGTCCAGGAAGCGGCCCGCCACGAATCCGATCGCGCCCAGCGCCGCGACCAGCAGGAAAGCCCCGAACCCGCCGAAGTATCCGGCGAAGCCGAGCGCCATGCCGGCCAGCAAGCCAACCATCGCCATACTCATGCTGAACTCCTCGGTTCCACGAGCCGTGACCCATCCGTGCGAAGTGACGCGCGTACCGCGCGAGATGACGACCCTGTGGGCCCGCGCGGTCGCGGCGGGCCGGTGATCGCGGCGGGCTACTGGAGCCGGCCCTCCGGTTCCTCGTCCTCGTCGTCGTCCGGCAGCTTCACGTCACTGACCGCGATGTTGACCTCGACGACTTCCAGACCGGTCATCCGCTCGACGGCGGAGATCACGTTCTCGCGGACATCCCGCGCCAGCTCGGCGATCGGCACGCCGTACTCCACGACGATTTCGAGGTCGAGCGCGGTCTGCACCTCGCCCACCTCGGCCTTCACGCCCCGGGTGACGGACGACTTGCCGCCGCCGGGCACCCGGTCCCTGACCGCCCCGAACGTACGGGACAGCCCGCTGCCCATGGCGTGGACGCCCTCGACGTCCCGGGCCGCGAGCCCGGCGATCTTCTCGACCACACCGTCGGCGATCGTGGTGCGGCCGCGCCCGCCCGGGTCCCCGCCACCACGCTTGGTGGCGGACACCTTTCTGGCCTGCTCGGACAGTGCGCCCGTCGGTTCGTTCGCGGGTGCACCGGGCCGGTTGCGCTGTTCGCTGTCGCTCATGACCGTTCGTCCCTTCGCCCTTGGACTCCAATGCCCACATTAAGTGCGGTTGCCCCGACTCGCCCCCGCGATGCGGCAGGCTGGGGGAATGACGGCTGACGGATGGAGTGCCGCGGTACGGCGTCGACTGGGCCTGGGCAGGCTGGTCGCGCTGGGCGGTTTCGAGGACGGTGTCTGGATCAGTGAGCGGGCGGCTGCGTCGGTGCTCGGGGCCGCCGCGGCGGCGTTGGCGGGGTGCGGGGTGACCTCGCTGCGGATCTCCCCGGCCGACCCCGGTGCGGGGGTGGAAGCGGCGTTCCCCGCGCCGCCGACGGCGCTCGCGCCGGGCCCGCACCGCGTCTCGGTGGAGCTCGTGGCGCTGGGCGGGCGGCCGCTGCCGGAGCTGGTGGCGGGGTTGCGCGAAGCCCTGCTCACGGCGGCGCGGGACCGGCTCGGGCTGCTTGTCTCGGACATCGACGTGGAGGTGACGGCCCTGGTCGATGTCCTGCCGGATCCCCCGGACGGCCCTCCCCCGCCCGGCCCGGCCGATCAGCCGGCGTCGGCGGCGGCGACCGCCGCGCTCACCACGCCGGGTGTGGCCCGGCTGACCGCCGAGCTGGGCCCGCCGGTGCACAGGGCCGACGGCCACATCCGCGT
Protein-coding regions in this window:
- the amaP gene encoding alkaline shock response membrane anchor protein AmaP — protein: MLRTVNRVVLGLVGLVLFLVGGAVLAAGFGLDVPSWWPWGGKHDVLVSRSRRAHWHDQDWWWPVVIAVLALLVLLALWWLLAQLRRARLAEVLVDCGDGRGALLRGRALEAALAGEAETVEGVARAQAALVGRRTTPRARVALLLEPHAQPAAALVRLDGRALAHARDSAGLAELPAEVRLRSVKHRARRVS
- a CDS encoding DUF6286 domain-containing protein; the protein is MSHPSDDEGATRRLPVIERGAQHGPGSDRATSAADHEPGQGHDHGLDHDPVPVLAEGEGGRATRFWSARRIPAGLLALVILAVSGLFLYDVAAVRAHHSAMRWRVRFADWLAAHPLDDVAVLAIAGAAALIGLWLIALAITPGLRGVLTMRSPSPAVRAGLDRAAAALVLRDRAMEVAGVQSARIRVGRRRVTVRALSHFRELDDVRADLDAALGAGLRELGLAGPPALSVRVGRSVRKG
- a CDS encoding Asp23/Gls24 family envelope stress response protein, whose protein sequence is MSDSEQRNRPGAPANEPTGALSEQARKVSATKRGGGDPGGRGRTTIADGVVEKIAGLAARDVEGVHAMGSGLSRTFGAVRDRVPGGGKSSVTRGVKAEVGEVQTALDLEIVVEYGVPIAELARDVRENVISAVERMTGLEVVEVNIAVSDVKLPDDDEDEEPEGRLQ
- a CDS encoding glycoside hydrolase family 15 protein, whose translation is MTQRTQRIEDYALIGDLQTAALVGRDGSVDWLCLPRFDSAACFAALLGDEDNGHWRIAPVEAGPTGQCSRRSYADDSLVLETYWETGTGTVKVIDFMPQRDVAPDVVRIVEGVSGTVEMGSVLRLRFDHGHVVPWMRRSDGHRVAIAGPDSAWLRSEPEVKTWGQDMSTRSSFTVGEGEKVAFVLTWHASHEPRPDLIDPYESLEQSLADWRQWAGRCRYEGPYRDAVVRSLITLKALTYAPTGGIVAAPTTSLPEEIGGVRNWDYRYCWLRDSTLTLEALLSAGYLEEAAHWRNWLLRAVAGDPADLQIMYGIAGERRLPESELPWLKGHFGSAPVRIGNAAVNQLQLDVYGEVVDSLYLARRAGLKSEAHAWNIQLALLGFLEERWREPDEGLWEVRGPRRHFVHSKVMAWVAADRAVRTLEEEPGLSGDADRWRRMRDAVHKEVCEKGFDPDRNTFTQAYGSAELDAATLLIPRVGFLPADDPRVVGTVEAILAELGQGGFVRRYSTDKAAADVDGLPGDEGTFLVCSFWMADALRLIGREKEAREMFERLLTLRNDVGLLAEEYDPAAGRQLGNFPQAFSHIGLVATACALEPDYADEAG
- a CDS encoding SDR family oxidoreductase, whose protein sequence is MDLGLKDRVYVVTGASRGLGLAAARALVADGAKAVISGRDEKTLKESAAGLGPGAHPVVCDNADPASAARLIAAARDHFGRFDGVLISVGGPPPGFVADNTDEQWQSAFDSVFLGAVRIARAAAAELDEGGVIGFVLSGSVHEPIAGLTLSNGLRPGLAGFAKSLADELGPRGIRVVGLLPARIDTDRVRQLDELSGDAEATRAANEAKIPLRRYGAPEEFGRTAAFLLSPAASYLTGLMLPVDGGARHGF
- a CDS encoding iron-sulfur cluster assembly protein, which codes for MAVAERIEPAERGSTRIADRVVAKIAAQAAREALEQPPQGGAPPHADVTVHQDCARVRVSVELGYPSDLGGQCRAVRRQVAERVRTLAGMDVPEVAVQIERLHTDTTARGRIR